In Fodinicola acaciae, the following proteins share a genomic window:
- a CDS encoding LysR family transcriptional regulator yields MLEVARLRVLVEIAHAGSIAAAAQRMSFTPSALSQQLSKLEREVGVTLVDRLPTGVRLTSAGALLVRHGERVIGELRDAEAALAAASAPQRLAIGTFATAGKTIVPRALAALRRRHPTANLSLLDVEPPAGYGLVTARDLDVLITHQYPGVAMPEATGLHRQLLLSDPLKLVLPRDHPRAACRNRMADLSGEQWICGARGVANRACLESLTNGFQPHVAYETADYEVTLALVAAGLGIALVPASLLDGRVDRKICVGRLTGIKPAWQIHVVHRKRPTPLVADFLSLLA; encoded by the coding sequence ATGCTCGAAGTCGCCAGACTGCGCGTACTCGTGGAAATCGCCCACGCCGGCTCGATCGCGGCGGCGGCGCAACGGATGTCGTTCACGCCGTCCGCGCTTTCGCAGCAGCTGTCCAAACTTGAGCGCGAGGTCGGCGTGACGTTGGTCGACCGGTTGCCGACCGGCGTACGGTTGACCAGCGCCGGCGCTCTGCTCGTACGCCATGGTGAGCGGGTGATCGGCGAGTTGCGCGATGCCGAGGCGGCACTGGCCGCCGCGTCGGCGCCGCAGCGGCTGGCGATCGGCACGTTTGCCACCGCGGGCAAGACAATCGTGCCGCGAGCGCTGGCCGCGCTGCGCCGCCGCCATCCGACCGCCAATCTCTCGTTGCTCGACGTCGAACCGCCAGCCGGCTATGGCCTGGTGACCGCACGCGACCTGGATGTCCTTATCACGCACCAATATCCCGGTGTGGCGATGCCGGAGGCCACCGGCCTGCACCGCCAGTTGCTGCTGTCCGATCCGCTGAAACTCGTGCTGCCCAGAGACCATCCGCGGGCCGCGTGCCGCAACCGGATGGCCGATCTTTCCGGTGAGCAGTGGATTTGCGGCGCGCGTGGTGTGGCTAACCGAGCCTGCCTCGAGTCGTTGACCAACGGGTTCCAGCCGCATGTCGCGTACGAGACGGCCGATTATGAGGTGACACTGGCCTTGGTGGCGGCTGGCCTCGGCATCGCGCTCGTGCCAGCCAGCCTGCTCGACGGCCGCGTCGACCGGAAGATCTGCGTCGGTCGGCTCACCGGCATCAAACCGGCCTGGCAGATCCACGTCGTCCACCGAAAGCGGCCGACGCCGCTGGTCGCCGACTTTCTCTCACTGCTCGCTTAG